The following coding sequences lie in one Maylandia zebra isolate NMK-2024a linkage group LG14, Mzebra_GT3a, whole genome shotgun sequence genomic window:
- the LOC106676367 gene encoding lysophosphatidic acid receptor 6 yields MNASNVTTEDRVYAGVFGCIMVIGLPLNAVALWILLCRHSLQSPNAVFMVNLAVSDLLVIISLPMRIYFHATRRWPLSNIMCQFITMLFRNNIRSSAFFITFISVDRLLAVVYPLRSRHLRTSSNAWKGAAVVWLFVLVLNVPETLDFPKNANHSGCFDFSRDRKPGLTKGIANVHLVLIVTMLAVNIVCTVMVSWVLHRHLSDSAINNKMNVMLIFVMNLVLFTICFLPLSVGVVTVKPTELKPLICLSAVNCCLDPFLYYFSFDGFWKKKEDADPPREQ; encoded by the coding sequence ATGAACGCATCAAATGTCACTACAGAGGACAGGGTTTACGCTGGGGTCTTTGGCTGCATTATGGTGATAGGTCTGCCTCTCAACGCAGTCGCACTGTGGATTCTTCTTTGTCGTCACAGCCTCCAATCGCCCAACGCTGTCTTCATGGTCAACCTGGCAGTATCAGACCTGCTGGTCATCATCTCTTTGCCCATGAGGATCTACTTTCACGCCACCCGCAGATGGCCTCTGAGCAACATAATGTGCCAATTCATCACAATGCTCTTTCGCAACAACATCCGCTCCAGCGCCTTCTTCATTACTTTCATCAGCGTGGACAGACTTCTGGCTGTGGTTTATCCTCTGAGGTCACGCCATCTTCGAACTTCATCCAATGCCTGGAAAGGAGCAGCAGTGGTCTGGCTATTTGTGCTGGTATTGAATGTTCCAGAGACTTTGGACTTTCCAAAAAATGCAAACCACAGTGGATGTTTTGATTTCAGTCGTGACAGGAAACCAGGTTTAACTAAAGGTATAGCAAATGTACATCTTGTGTTAATAGTCACAATGCTAGCAGTCAACATTGTGTGCACCGTTATGGTGTCTTGGGTACTGCACAGACATCTCAGTGACTCTGCGATCAACAACAAGATGAATGTAATGCTGATATTTGTCATGAACTTGGTTTTGTTTACTATCTGTTTCCTACCTTTGTCAGTAGGTGTAGTTACAGTTAAACCTACTGAATTAAAGCCATTGATATGTCTTAGTGCTGTGAACTGTTGTCTAGATCCATTCTTATATTACTTTTCCTTTGATGGCTtctggaagaaaaaagaagatgcGGATCCGCCAAGAGAGCAGTAA